One Branchiostoma floridae strain S238N-H82 chromosome 1, Bfl_VNyyK, whole genome shotgun sequence genomic region harbors:
- the LOC118416568 gene encoding sushi, von Willebrand factor type A, EGF and pentraxin domain-containing protein 1-like — MNGGTSFGDQVTFACNVGYSLSGSPSRTCLADGTWSGVQPVCNHMKCSDLVAPQHGSMSGGTYVGDTVTFSCDTGFELVGTSVQTCEVTQTWSNATPTCTRVACQNLDPPTNGMINVISNLYGGGVTFDCNVGYQLVGSSILTCQSDQQWSGSPPSCQKIQCPPLTSPAAGWQLRTQHSYGDNVTFECDTGYTMVGSATLTCQADGQWSASEPSCQRIQCPPLSPISDGQMSASGSFFMDRVTFVCNSGFDLFGSNERLCQADGTWSGIQPVCNRTKCPDLAAPAHGYVTSGTFYGDTATYSCQIGYEIDGVAVRTCQADKTWRGMEPTCTRKECLLLDPPTNGGIYGNSNLYGDTVIFFCLAGFELVGSPILTCQSNQQWNGTKPYCQKKECPPLQAPTNGGTSGSFTIGSQLTFTCDPGYVLNGTASLSCWAHQVWSGTPPTCDRISCPALSPPTNGQMNGNSNFYGDQVIFACDLGFELNGSLSLICQSDGTWSGVQPVCNALKCQTLTAPAHGTVAGGSSFGDTATYSCDAGYEVVGTSTRLCQPSRTWSGNEPTCEKLSCASLDAPLNGGISGFNQYGDTVTFDCSIGFELVGDQTRTCQSDQQWNGTQPYCQRLKCPQLGMITNGGFSGGIFYGDYASFMCNAGYELQGNTSAVCMDNGQWSNPAPSCIAKECPPLTAPQDGAMTGTFFVGDRVTFSCKTGFNLVGSTVIVCKDTLTWSDTIPKCESVTCPSLLAPVYGFVRAPGNTYGDTVNISCAPGYEIIGDSVRTCEASGLWSGYTPLCQRKCCSALSIPFGDYAGTICYNDTITFNCDPGYEMFGATKATCDETGQWDTAVPQCQKLCCDSSLVIPNGQLTTPHGNCFNAVGLVDCSIGYMVNGNDILYCNASGQWEGKMPQCELMCCGDPGSIRDGTVSFTGECYGDVANYSCNSGFALVGNASYTCSPSGDWGPSPYCQPYNLCDRTTLAQPHGGTKICFTSPQGTEMVEFCQMHCNPGKEYSNHNEAMYECSAATGWLWQVRVYRPGGTSAFVSVNVGVCSSAYINPFAAVVASGLTITMSGPVDMAAIETEMRHYLIDHNLCTLPCQVGNIDLQIDPMARVGPWAKKNTRSNSRLLVSIQLFSYADESLITPTNTVQMEWVRLAGELREVLTTLEQPGGIILTVQGVDMVLHAENMQISPPSLGCQQGEVLEGVQCRQCGPGTYYDVYENDCRPCPYATYQDESAQTECKPCKDGTTTAMISARNSTQCQAFAECNCGIHPCKLTDAAGYVCDCLDGYKEENIAGELLCKDIDECLQPDVCPNAACYNRPGTYSCQCLPGFEEPNCIDIDECQYVGFCPDNSQCTNTPGSYNCTCLPGHYGPNCEECTPFQGNCYSVSETRGRYDQAKQECNERGGILAVINDQVTQDFFIQLLSVDNKDVWIGLTDEHFTGQWQWSDGTPINSNVYTFWAYGEPNGSGNCTHLWPLAGFQWDDMRCHGTTYHICQFTF, encoded by the exons ATGAATGGCGGCACCTCATTCGGAGACCAGGTGACGTTTGCATGCAATGTCGGGTACAGTCTCAGTGGGAGCCCCTCACGTACCTGCCTGGCAGATGGAACGTGGTCCGGAGTCCAACCAGTCTGTAACC ACATGAAGTGCTCTGACCTGGTAGCACCACAACACGGGTCTATGAGTGGAGGAACATATGTTGGCGACACTGTGACGTTCTCCTGTGATACTGGGTTTGAACTTGTCGGGACATCTGTCCAGACATGTGAAGTAACTCAAACTTGGAGCAATGCAACACCGACATGCACAA gAGTGGCATGCCAAAACCTGGACCCTCCAACCAATGGTATGATAAACGTAATCAGTAACCTGTATGGAGGCGGAGTGACATTCGACTGCAATGTCGGTTACCAGCTTGTAGGCAGTTCAATATTGACCTGTCAGAGCGACCAACAGTGGAGTGGGTCACCACCTAGCTGTCAAA AAATACAGTGCCCACCACTGACATCACCAGCAGCTGGTTGGCAGCTTCGCACCCAGCACTCCTATGGGGACAACGTGACATTCGAATGTGATACTGGGTACACCATGGTAGGCAGTGCCACGCTGACGTGCCAGGCTGACGGACAGTGGAGCGCATCGGAGCCTTCATGTCAAA GGATCCAGTGCCCTCCACTCAGTCCTATATCAGATGGTCAAATGAGTGCAAGCGGCAGCTTCTTCATGGACCGGGTGACCTTTGTGTGCAACTCTGGCTTTGATCTCTTTGGGAGCAACGAACGACTGTGTCAAGCAGACGGCACATGGTCGGGCATCCAGCCTGTTTGTAACC GCACCAAGTGCCCTGATCTGGCTGCACCTGCTCATGGCTATGTAACATCGGGAACGTTCTATGGCGACACAGCGACGTACAGCTGCCAAATTGGGTATGAAATCGATGGCGTTGCAGTCAGGACATGCCAGGCTGATAAAACTTGGCGTGGGATGGAGCCGACCTGCACCA GAAAGGAATGCCTGCTTTTGGATCCTCCAACAAATGGTGGAATATATGGGAATAGCAATCTGTATGGAGACACAGTAATCTTCTTCTGCCTTGCTGGGTTTGAGTTGGTCGGCAGCCCGATACTGACCTGTCAGAGTAACCAACAGTGGAATGGGACAAAACCATACTGTCAAA AAAAAGAATGCCCACCGCTACAAGCACCAACCAATGGTGGCACTTCTGGATCTTTTACCATTGGGAGCCAGTTGACTTTCACATGTGATCCCGGGTATGTGCTCAATGGCACTGCATCACTGTCCTGCTGGGCACACCAGGTGTGGAGTGGAACCCCACCAACTTGTGACC GGATAAGCTGTCCAGCTCTGAGCCCACCAACCAATGGCCAGATGAATGGCAACAGTAACTTCTATGGAGACCAAGTGATATTTGCATGTGACCTTGGCTTTGAGCTGAATGGGAGCCTCTCACTCATCTGTCAATCAGATGGAACCTGGTCAGGAGTCCAGCCAGTTTGCAACG CGTTGAAGTGTCAAACACTGACTGCACCTGCCCATGGGACCGTGGCTGGTGGGTCGTCATTTGGTGACACTGCCACGTACTCCTGTGATGCTGGGTACGAGGTGGTGGGAACTTCCACCAGGTTGTGCCAACCTAGCAGGACATGGAGCGGAAATGAACCAACTTGTGAAA AACTATCATGTGCAAGTCTGGACGCTCCTCTCAATGGTGGGATCAGTGGGTTCAACCAGTATGGAGATACGGTGACGTTTGACTGCAGCATCGGATTTGAGCTGGTGGGCGACCAGACAAGGACCTGTCAGAGTGACCAGCAGTGGAATGGAACACAACCATACTGTCAAA GACTGAAGTGCCCACAGCTGGGTATGATCACAAATGGTGGCTTCAGTGGTGGCATCTTTTATGGTGATTATGCCTCTTTCATGTGCAACGCTGGGTATGAACTTCAGGGTAATACCAGTGCAGTCTGCATGGACAACGGACAATGGAGCAATCCAGCACCTTCATGCATAG CAAAGGAATGTCCTCCCCTAACAGCCCCACAAGATGGTGCCAtgactgggaccttttttgtgGGTGACAGGGTGACCTTCTCCTGCAAGACTGGGTTCAACTTGGTGGGCAGCACTGTCATAGTGTGCAAGGACACTCTTACATGGAGTGATACTATCCCAAAATGTGAAA GTGTTACTTGTCCCTCACTTCTTGCCCCGGTCTATGGGTTTGTAAGAGCCCCAGGGAATACTTATGGCGATACAGTGAACATTTCATGTGCACCTGGATATGAGATCATTGGTGACAGCGTCAGGACATGTGAAGCCAGCGGACTGTGGAGTGGCTACACACCTCTATGTCAAA GGAAATGCTGTAGTGCACTGTCCATTCCATTTGGTGATTATGCGGGAACCATCTGCTACAACGACACCATTACCTTCAACTGTGATCCTGGTTATGAAATGTTTGGAGCCACAAAGGCAACGTGTGATGAGACTGGTCAATGGGACACCGCAGTTCCCCAATGTCAAA AGTTGTGCTGTGACAGTTCTCTGGTGATTCCCAATGGCCAGTTGACTACTCCACACGGCAACTGTTTCAATGCTGTGGGTCTAGTGGACTGCTCTATTGGCTACATGGTAAATGGAAATGACATCCTCTACTGCAATGCAAGTGGACAATGGGAAGGAAAGATGCCCCAATGTGAAC TGATGTGCTGCGGAGATCCAGGATCCATTCGAGATGGCACAGTAAGCTTTACGGGGGAGTGCTACGGTGATGTTGCAAACTACTCATGTAACAGTGGATTCGCTCTCGTTGGCAACGCATCCTACACATGTTCTCCCAGTGGTGACTGGGGACCATCGCCTTATTGCCAAC CTTATAACCTGTGTGACAGAACTACTCTGGCTCAGCCGCATGGAGGCACCAAGATCTGCTTCACCAGCCCACAGGGGACGGAAATGGTGGAGTTCTGTCAGATGCACTGCAACCCTGGGAAGGAGTACTCCAACCATAACGAAGCCATGTATGAATGTAGTGCTGCAACAGGCTGGTTGTGGCAGGTCCGTGTCTATAGGCCAGGTGGCACGAGTGCCTTCGTGTCTGTCAATGTTGGAGTATGTTCTTCTG CCTACATTAACCCGTTTGCTGCGGTGGTTGCCAGTGGTCTGACCATCACCATGTCGGGACCTGTTGACATGGCAGCTATAGAGACAGAGATGAGGCACTACCTCATCGACCATAACCTCTGCACTCTGCCATGTCAG GTTGGCAACATTGATCTGCAAATTGATCCTATGGCCAGAGTTGGGCCATGGGCAAAGAAAAATACAAGATCCAACAGCCGTCTCTTGGTTTCGATCCAACTGTTCTCCTATGCAGATGAAAGCCTCATCACCCCAACTAACACAGTTCAGATGGAGTGGGTTCGACTGGCTGGAGAACTCAG GGAGGTTCTGACAACTCTGGAACAACCAGGCGGGATCATTCTGACAGTCCAGGGAGTGGATATGGTGCTCCATGCTGAAAACATGCAGATCTCCCCTCCCAGTCTGGGATGTCAGCAGGGAGAAGTACTGGAGGGGGTTCAGTGTA GACAATGTGGCCCAGGCACGTACTACGATGTGTATGAGAACGACTGTCGCCCATGCCCGTACGCCACTTACCAGGATGAGTCAGCACAAACTGAGTGCAAACCATGTAAGGATGGGaccacaactgccatgataagTGCCCGCAACTCCACCCAATGTCAAG CCTTTGCTGAGTGTAACTGTGGCATCCATCCCTGCAAGCTGACGGATGCAGCAGGATACGTCTGTGATTGTCTGGATGGATACAAAGAGGAGAACATTGCAGGGGAGCTGCTGTGCAAAG ACATTGATGAGTGTTTGCAGCCGGATGTTTGTCCAAATGCCGCATGCTACAATCGCCCAGGGACCTACTCCTGTCAATGCTTACCAGGATTTGAGGAGCCAAACTGTATTG ATATCGATGAGTGTCAGTATGTGGGTTTCTGCCCAGACAACTCCCAATGTACCAACACACCGGGCAGCTACAACTGCACCTGTCTACCTGGACATTACGGACCCAACTGTGAAG AGTGTACACCATTCCAGGGTAACTGCTACTCCGTGTCAGAAACCCGGGGAAGGTATGACCAGGCCAAGCAGGAGTGCAATGAGAGGGGCGGAATTCTGGCAGTCATCAATGACCAGGTGACCCAGGACTTCTTCATCCAGCTCCTGTCAGTGGACAACAAGGATGTCTGGATAGGGTTGACTGACGAGCACTTCACTGGACAGTGGCAGTGGAGTGACGGAACACCCATTAACAGTAACGTCTACACTTTTTGGGCCTATG GTGAGCCAAATGGTTCTGGAAACTGCACCCACCTCTGGCCACTTGCTGGGTTCCAGTGGGACGACATGCGGTGTCATGGAACCACCTACCACATCTGCCAGTTCACTTTCTAG
- the LOC118414932 gene encoding E-selectin-like codes for MRVLLLTAAVLTLLLLIGHEDQGYCRRRRRRTTTRPPPIDCRWSSWSLHSSDCGNSCEGTRTYTRYRSRPADNGGRDCEGPRQKTEPCPNSGCQNGGQWGGAYCNCMRGFSGSCCQRRMDSPLLPDILFRPGVTCPPLDAPSNGQISGDGMIPGDEVHFSCDPGYSLLGSSSATCQSDGSWSKNRPICQRSSCPALPVVQHGSMYGSMTIGSTMTFSCLDGYTLSGPSSITCTGAPNGQGVWSAQSPTCTAVQCPTLSPPHHGTISSVTEPSAGTWNSLHCDTSSSLVNQGPAYSVSCRTDATNFNADTFT; via the exons ATGCGGGTCCTCCTGCTTACGGCGGCGGTCCTGACACTGTTGTTGCTCATCGGCCACGAAGACCAAGGCTATTGTCGCCGCAGACGTCGGCGCACCACCACCCGGCCGCCGCCCATCGACTGCCGGTGGTCGTCCTGGTCTCTGCACTCCTCCGACTGTGGTAACAGCTGTGAAGGGACGAGAACCTACACCAGGTACCGGTCCAGGCCGGCGGACAACGGCGGCCGAGATTGTGAAGGGCCCAGGCAGAAGACCGAACCATGTCCAAACTCGGGATGCCAGAACGGGGGGCAGTGGGGCGGCGCCTACTGTAACTGCATGAGAGGCTTCTCTGGGTCCTGTTGTCAAAGACGTATG GATTCACCTCTTTTACCTGACATTTTGTTCCGACCAGGTGTGACGTGCCCTCCTCTGGACGCCCCCTCCAACGGTCAGATCAGCGGTGATGGCATGATCCCTGGCGACGAGGTGCACTTCTCCTGTGACCCCGGCTACTCGTTGTTGGGTAGCAGCTCGGCGACGTGCCAGTCGGATGGCAGCTGGTCCAAGAACAGACCTATCTGTCAGA GAAGCTCCTGCCCTGCCCTACCGGTGGTACAGCACGGCTCGATGTACGGGTCCATGACTATCGGGTCCACCATGACGTTCTCGTGTTTGGACGGCTACACTCTGAGCGGTCCCTCCTCCATCACATGCACCGGGGCTCCAAATGGACAGGGTGTGTGGAGTGCGCAATCTCCGACTTGTACAG CTGTTCAATGCCCGACGCTGTCACCTCCTCACCATGGGACCATCAGTAGTGTAACAGAGCCCTCTGCCGGGACCTGGAACTCACTGCACTGCGATACCTCGAGCTCTTTGGTAAACCAAGGCCCGGCTTATTCCGTGAGCTGTAGAACAGACGCCACCAACTTCAACGCCGATACCTTCACGTAA
- the LOC118415013 gene encoding CUB and sushi domain-containing protein 3-like, producing MQNDPTILCSSVTLPIVTRKEKSASTSCARDDYTFFNGICYKAYTRNKSYSRARELCAADGGILAMPKDADTNNFLSQLCGEDCWIGLSEPSVEDRWEWADGSLLSATGFSAWARRAGIHNSGARSNSGEEFINTDNTVTNGKHCILLRLSGPNWDERDCTKDHHFVCQSNHVILSQVQTECNVLASPDPIAQGAHLYGTTIHFSCSSGYTMVGTADRTCQANGQWSGSQPTCNADQVPECEDLHAPHHGTISGGNNLGDTVTFSCDLGYQLTGSVARTCQSTLDWSGTEPTCTKVLCPVVTTPLNGQMSGNRFEYDKHLQFSCNDGYELVGGSSEITCQADGTWDGTVPICNSEFMLT from the exons ATGCAGAATGATCCGACAATCCTTTGTTCTTCTGTAACGTTACCAATAGTTACCAGAAAGGAAAAGTCGGCAAGTACCAGCTGTGCTAGAGATGACTACACGTTCTTCAacggaatctgctacaaggcctatACCAGAAACAAGAGCTACAGTCGGGCCCGAGAACTGTGTGCCGCAGACGGCGGGATCTTAGCCATGCCAAAGGACGCTGACACCAACAATTTCCTCAGTCAGCTGTGCGGTGAGGACTGTTGGATCGGGCTGTCCGAACCGAGCGTGGAAGACCGTTGGGAATGGGCGGACGGGTCGCTTCTCAGCGCGACGGGCTTCAGTGCCTGGGCAAGAAGAGCCGGAATCCATAACTCAGGAGCAAGATCTAATTCAGGAGAAGAGTTCATAAATACTGACAATACTGTTACTAATGGCAAACACTGTATTCTGTTGAGGCTCAGTGGACCCAATTGGGACGAGCGCGATTGTACTAAAGACCACCATTTCGTCTGTCAATCAAATCACG TGATCCTCTCCCAGGTACAGACCGAGTGTAATGTGCTGGCGAGCCCTGACCCCATAGCTCAGGGAGCCCACCTGTACGGCACGACCATACACTTCTCATGCTCATCAGGGTACACCATGGTTGGTACAGCAGACCGGACGTGTCAAGCTAACGGCCAATGGAGTGGCTCACAGCCTACCTGTAATG CGGACCAGGTGCCAGAGTGTGAAGACCTTCACGCACCTCACCACGGAACGATCAGTGGGGGCAACAATCTGGGAGACACTGTGACCTTCTCCTGCGACCTTGGTTACCAGCTAACAGGTTCTGTCGCAAGGACCTGTCAGTCAACATTGGACTGGTCTGGGACGGAGCCAACTTGCACCA AGGTCCTGTGTCCCGTGGTGACCACTCCCCTCAACGGACAGATGTCTGGTAACCGCTTTGAATATGACAAACATCTGCAGTTCTCCTGCAATGATGGTTACGAACTGGTAGGGGGCAGCTCTGAGATAACTTGTCAGGCTGATGGAACCTGGGATGGAACAGTACCGATTTGTAACAGTGAGTTCATGTTAACCTGA